From the genome of Triticum aestivum cultivar Chinese Spring chromosome 3B, IWGSC CS RefSeq v2.1, whole genome shotgun sequence, one region includes:
- the LOC123071992 gene encoding probable histone acetyltransferase HAC-like 1, translating to MNQVGGAGAGMPPRQNQMQDVLDRSAGVDPKFMVLRINTRQKIFEYIERKQPSAIWQWRLPDLAKRLEEILFREYPNKREYYNMTKGPIEPHLQFAMKLSSVRNRQRQQNRQLSRQITCSPCYGIMIVTPGVTQGASENSRMSFVTGNTGPLSSGANMVPLNANMGTLLPGEAPNEHVNTLLSLGMNPTHHDRSGACNNHRVIDMVEAPETNRLLETHAPVKEVAKKPKFSCPVCRNELTDVSSTICGHIFCQKCIEASIQAQKKCPTCRRTLTMKDFHRVHLPTMD from the exons ATGAATCAGGTTGGTGGTGCTGGCGCCGGGATGCCGCCGCGGCAAAATCAGATGCAGGATGTGTTGGACCGCTCCGCAGGGGTCGATCCCAAGTTCATGGTGCTGCGCATCAATACTCGACAGAAGAT ATTCGAGTACATAGAAAGGAAGCAACCGTCGGCTATCTGGCAGTGGCGGCTGCCGGACCTTGCGAAGCGGCTCGAGGAAATCTTGTTTAGAGAATACCCAAACAAG AGGGAGTACTACAATATGACGAAGGGGCCGATTGAGCCCCACTTGCAGTTTGCCATGAAGCTCTCGAGTGTTCGGAATCGGCAACGACAACAGAACCGACAATTGTCAAGGCAGATAACATGTTCCCCTTGCTATGGGATAATGATCGTGACACCTGGTGTCACGCAAGGCGCAAGTGAAAATTCTAGAATGTCTTTCGTGACAGGCAACACTGGCCCTTTGTCGTCGGGTGCAAACATGGTTCCGCTGAACGCCAACATGGGTACCTTGCTGCCAG GGGAAGCTCCCAATGAGCATGTGAACACACTGCTATCTCTGGGGATGAACCCTACACACCATGACCGCTCGGGAGCATGCAACAACCACCGTGTAATAGACATGGTGGAAGCACCTGAAACCAACAGACTCTTG GAAACCCATGCACCCGTGAAGGAGGTCGCAAAGAAACCAAAGTTCAGCTGCCCAGTCTGCCGGAACGAGCTGACCGATGTGTCATCGACCATCTGCGGCCACATCTTCTGCCAGAAGTGCATCGAGGCCTCCATCCAGGCTCAGAAGAAGTGCCCTACCTGCCGTAGGACGCTGACCATGAAGGATTTCCACCGTGTCCACCTCCCGACGATGGACTGA
- the LOC123071991 gene encoding probable histone acetyltransferase HAC-like 1 isoform X1, translating into MNARQTAQVNQVVGAVGMPPPQSQTQDAWVDSQFVMMRGNAREKIFEYIGRKPSSADWRRRLPHLARRLEEILFRKYPSKREYYNMMKGQIEPHLQFAIKELSAQNQQRQRNQQLSRQIASSPGYGTMILTPGITQGASETSRMSYVTGNIGPSSSGADMVPLNANMGQAPNQHVNTLLSLGMNSTHHDRPRACNNNLVIDTVDTPATNRLLESHAPLKEVRKEPKFSCPVCMNELVDASSTICGHIFCQKCIQASIQAQSKCPTCRRTLTMNSFHRVYLPTMD; encoded by the exons ATGAACGCGCGTCAGACTGCGCAGGTGAATCAGGTCGTCGGCGCCGTCGGGATGCCGCCGCCGCAAAGCCAGACGCAGGACGCGTGGGTCGATTCCCAGTTCGTGATGATGCGCGGCAACGCCCGAGAAAAGAT ATTCGAGTATATAGGAAGGAAGCCAAGCTCGGCTGATTGGCGGAGGAGGTTACCGCACCTCGCGAGGAGGCTTGAGGAAATCTTGTTCAGAAAATACCCAAGCAAG AGGGAGTACTACAATATGATGAAGGGACAAATTGAGCCGCACTTGCAGTTTGCTATCAAGGAGTTGAGTGCTCAGAACCAACAACGACAACGGAACCAACAATTGTCAAGACAGATAGCATCTTCCCCTGGCTATGGGACGATGATTCTGACACCTGGTATCACGCAAGGCGCAAGTGAAACTTCTAGAATGTCTTATGTGACAGGCAATATTGGCCCTTCGTCGTCTGGTGCAGACATGGTTCCTCTGAACGCCAACATGG GGCAAGCTCCTAATCAGCATGTAAACACACTGCTTTCTCTGGGGATGAACTCTACACACCATGATCGCCCAAGAGCATGCAACAACAACCTTGTGATAGACACAGTGGACACACCTGCAACCAACAGACTCTTG GAATCCCATGCACCTCTGAAGGAGGTCCGAAAGGAACCAAAGTTTAGCTGCCCAGTCTGCATGAATGAGCTGGTTGATGCGTCATCCACCATCTGTGGCCATATCTTCTGCCAGAAGTGCATCCAGGCCTCCATCCAGGCTCAGAGCAAGTGTCCAACCTGCCGTAGGACGCTAACCATGAACAGTTTCCACCGCGTCTACCTCCCGACGATGGACTGA
- the LOC123071991 gene encoding probable histone acetyltransferase HAC-like 1 isoform X2, with product MNARQTAQVNQVVGAVGMPPPQSQTQDAWVDSQFVMMRGNAREKIFEYIGRKPSSADWRRRLPHLARRLEEILFRKYPSKGQIEPHLQFAIKELSAQNQQRQRNQQLSRQIASSPGYGTMILTPGITQGASETSRMSYVTGNIGPSSSGADMVPLNANMGQAPNQHVNTLLSLGMNSTHHDRPRACNNNLVIDTVDTPATNRLLESHAPLKEVRKEPKFSCPVCMNELVDASSTICGHIFCQKCIQASIQAQSKCPTCRRTLTMNSFHRVYLPTMD from the exons ATGAACGCGCGTCAGACTGCGCAGGTGAATCAGGTCGTCGGCGCCGTCGGGATGCCGCCGCCGCAAAGCCAGACGCAGGACGCGTGGGTCGATTCCCAGTTCGTGATGATGCGCGGCAACGCCCGAGAAAAGAT ATTCGAGTATATAGGAAGGAAGCCAAGCTCGGCTGATTGGCGGAGGAGGTTACCGCACCTCGCGAGGAGGCTTGAGGAAATCTTGTTCAGAAAATACCCAAGCAAG GGACAAATTGAGCCGCACTTGCAGTTTGCTATCAAGGAGTTGAGTGCTCAGAACCAACAACGACAACGGAACCAACAATTGTCAAGACAGATAGCATCTTCCCCTGGCTATGGGACGATGATTCTGACACCTGGTATCACGCAAGGCGCAAGTGAAACTTCTAGAATGTCTTATGTGACAGGCAATATTGGCCCTTCGTCGTCTGGTGCAGACATGGTTCCTCTGAACGCCAACATGG GGCAAGCTCCTAATCAGCATGTAAACACACTGCTTTCTCTGGGGATGAACTCTACACACCATGATCGCCCAAGAGCATGCAACAACAACCTTGTGATAGACACAGTGGACACACCTGCAACCAACAGACTCTTG GAATCCCATGCACCTCTGAAGGAGGTCCGAAAGGAACCAAAGTTTAGCTGCCCAGTCTGCATGAATGAGCTGGTTGATGCGTCATCCACCATCTGTGGCCATATCTTCTGCCAGAAGTGCATCCAGGCCTCCATCCAGGCTCAGAGCAAGTGTCCAACCTGCCGTAGGACGCTAACCATGAACAGTTTCCACCGCGTCTACCTCCCGACGATGGACTGA